A stretch of Aedes aegypti strain LVP_AGWG chromosome 2, AaegL5.0 Primary Assembly, whole genome shotgun sequence DNA encodes these proteins:
- the LOC110675376 gene encoding protein RRNAD1-like yields the protein MIMNNDKLIAELKQKLQDSSRIVGIYSWLIDSYVLDFYVDNHWERLPTNWKLCFDGLDIRKLRDLLNEAPQDKESHVWPLSVLALRVLFRKYCLTRNLPTQEDNLGAALEKERTRFQAQHKLFNKSVKLKKRHEIEKFGEQCWRTGRKTNVQHLVDIGSGQGNLARTLCYGFGFKVCCIEQDQKLIESARQKDEELSSRLKRQLKFETMHHPIHLSKKVNLEEIDPSQFVKMVRDAFNVEKDVPFQFGLVGLHPCGDLAVFLMKLFLSCPEAKFIKLVCCCYMKLSTVKDKCSNFGFPTSAFCKQSGLHLSYEAREIACHAIEQYCNKLGSDYEELKVHAFRAAAEKIIVKFHPQLKHSGLRSTKVSDLSFAQYCEKATSGMGLELPESEIESTEVRTDLSHWERVVKFYTLRLMFAPLIESIVLYDRWLYLLEQGIHSEIDVIFDPVCSPRNHALTGEK from the exons ATGATAATGAATAACGATAAGTTAATCGCagaattgaaacaaaaactACAAGATTCCAGCAGAATTGTAGGCATCTACAGCTGGTTAATTGATTCGTACGTTTTG GATTTCTACGTGGACAATCACTGGGAGCGTTTGCCAACAAATTGGAAGCTATGTTTCGATGGGCTCGATATACGAAAGCTTAGAGATTTGTTGAACGAAGCTCCGCAAGACAAAGAATCTCATGTATGGCCATTGTCTGTTCTAGCGTTGCGAGTCTTGTTTCGCAAGTATTGCCTGACACGGAATCTTCCAACCCAAGAGGACAATCTGGGAGCAGCCTTGGAAAAAGAACGAACCAGATTTCAAGCGCAACATAAGCTGTTTAACAAATCGGTGAAGCTGAAAAAACGCCACGAGATTGAGAAGTTTGGTGAGCAATGTTGGAGAACCGGACGAAAAACAAATGTGCAACATTTGGTCGATATTGGATCGGGGCAGGGCAATTTAGCACGAACTTTGTGCTACGGGTTTGGCTTCAAGGTATGCTGTATCGAGCAGGACCAAAAGTTAATCGAATCGGCGAGACAGAAGGATGAGGAGCTGTCCTCTCGATTAAAGCGGCAGTTGAAGTTTGAAACGATGCACCACCCCATTCATCTCAGCAAAAAGGTGAATCTGGAAGAAATCGACCCCAGTCAGTTTGTTAAAATGGTGCGTGATGCCTTCAACGTGGAGAAGGACGTCCCGTTTCAATTTGGACTTGTTGGATTGCATCCCTGCGGGGATCTTGCGGTTTTCTTGATGAAGCTATTCCTATCGTGCCCGGAAGCAAAATTCATCAAACTTGTTTGCTGTTGCTACATGAAACTGAGTACAGTTAAGGACAAGTGTTCCAACTTCGGATTTCCGACGAGTGCATTTTGCAAGCAAAGTGGATTGCATTTAAGCTACGAAGCAAGGGAAATTGCTTGCCATGCCATCGAGCAGTATTGCAACAAACTGGGAAGCGATTACGAAGAGCTGAAGGTTCACGCCTTTCGAGCGGCTGCGGAGAAAATCATCGTCAAGTTCCATCCCCAGTTAAAACATTCCGGATTGCGTAGTACGAAGGTGAGCGACCTGAGTTTCGCACAGTACTGCGAAAAGGCAACCAGTGGAATGGGACTTGAGTTACCGGAGTCGGAAATTGAATCGACGGAAGTGAGGACGGATTTGAGTCACTGGGAACGGGTGGTCAAGTTTTACACGCTACGATTGATGTTCGCCCCGCTGATTGAATCGATTGTACTGTACGATCGGTGGTTGTACCTGCTGGAACAAG GTATCCATAGCGAGATAGATGTTATATTTGACCCAGTTTGTTCACCACGGAATCATGCACTGACTGGAGAAAAATAG